The DNA segment CGAGTTTTTCTTCGTAATAGGCATCCAGCATGACCTTGATGGTGCCGATCAGGTCAGCCAGGCGCGGCCGGTCGCCAAGCCCCTTGGTCGATGCCTCCACGTTTGCGCCCAGACGTTTGAAAAACGCTTCGGCCTTGCCACCGATCAGACACAGATCGATCTCCGCGCCCTTGTCGCGCCAGTCACGCATGGCGGGAATGGTGGCCCGGAACAGATTGACGTTGAGACCGCCGGCCAGACCGCGATCACTGGAGACGATGATGAAGCCAACCCGTTTGGGCTCGCGCTCGACGAAGAACGGGTGCTGATATTCCAGGTGCGCGTTGGCCAGATGCCCGATCACGCTCAGCATCTTGCGCGCATAAGGCCGCGTCGCCTCCATGTGCTGCTGCGCCTTGCGCATCTTGCTGGCGGCGACCATCTCCATGGCCTTGGTGATCTTTTGAGTGTTTTGTACACTCTTGATCTTGGTGCGAATTTCGCGCTCGCCTGACATTAAGCTGACACCTTATTCATCGTTCGGAAACATTGCGTTAGCACGAACCACGGTGACCGTGTGATTACCACGTGTGGTTTTCCTTGAAATCATCCAGCGCCTCGCGCATACCCTTTACGATGTCGTCGCTGTAGTCGCCCGACTCCTCGATCTTGTCCATCAGGTCTTTCTGCTCGGAACCCAGATAGCCGCGCAGTTCCGTTTCGAACGCTACCACCTTGTTGACCGGCACGTCGTCCAGATAACCTTCGTTGCCGGCGAAGAGCGACACGGCCATTTCCGCCACGCTTAGCGGTGCGTACTGCTTCTGCTTCATCAGCTCGGTGATCCGCTTGCCGCGCTCCAGCTGCTTGCGCGTCTGCTCGTCCAGGTCGGATGCG comes from the Gammaproteobacteria bacterium genome and includes:
- the atpG gene encoding F0F1 ATP synthase subunit gamma — protein: MSGEREIRTKIKSVQNTQKITKAMEMVAASKMRKAQQHMEATRPYARKMLSVIGHLANAHLEYQHPFFVEREPKRVGFIIVSSDRGLAGGLNVNLFRATIPAMRDWRDKGAEIDLCLIGGKAEAFFKRLGANVEASTKGLGDRPRLADLIGTIKVMLDAYYEEKLDRIFLISNEFVNTMTQKPRIVQLVPLEPAEDEELKHYWDYIYEPDAKEVLDGMLTRYIESVVYQAVVENVACEMAARMVAMKSASDNAAELIDDLQLAYNKARQAAITRELSEIVAGAAAV